The genomic region CGGCTGCCGGCGAGCTGGCGGCCCATCCGCGCCTCAGCCTTGCGGCCGGCCTGATAGTCCGCCGTGGTCCGAGATACGCCGCGGGAGAGATCGACCATGAAGCCGAGCGCAAGCTCAGCCACGGCCTGCACGAAGCCGGGCCCGGCGCGGGTCACCAGCACGCCGGCTAGCGAGGCCGCATCCACGCTGACGTTGCGCATGTCGACGGCGCAGCGGACGAACGCCCGCAGACGCGGCAATTGCGCGAAAATCTCGCCGCGGCCCTCCGTCATGCGATCGGCAACGATGATGTCGACATCCTTCGCGGCACGCACGAGGCCGGCGGCGTCCAGAGTCTCGTCGCTCTCGTGCAGGATCACCTCGGCGGCAGCGCGGAGGCCGTTCAGGCTGCGATCGCCGTAATAGTTACGTCGCATCTCCGGGGTGTGCGCGAGCAGGACCTTCACGACAAGCCTCCTTCAATAGCCGAATGCCCGCGGCAGCGCGGTCGAGAGCCATAGCACGAAGGCGATGACGAGCAGGCAGAGGAACAGGAGGCCAAGATAGCCCATGATCGGCTTCGAACGCATATCGATTGGATTGCACAAAGCAGACGACGAGCGAAAGCCGCGGGATCGTGATCCCACGGCTCGCAACATTTGAGCGAATGCAGTGATGTCAGCGCGAATGCGCGCCGCTGAGCTGGCCGCCTGCCGCGGCGACATCACGCGAGGGACGCAGCGCATAGGCGCCGTCGCCGAGCAGGGCCTGCGCGGCGAGCGCGATCGCCCAGAAGGCGGGGAATTCCCAGCCCCCCTTCGGATTGGTGAAGAAGAAACCGGCCGCGCCGTGCACCGAGAAGATCGCGCCGAGCAGGATCGGAATGCCCGCGAGCGCCGCATAGCGGGTCCAGACGCCGAGGATCAGAGCGACGCCGCTGAGCACTTCCACGGTCATGATGAGATAGGCGAGCTCGGGCGGGAAACCGAGGCTGCCGAAGAACTTTGCGGTGCCGGCCGGGGTGAATACGAACAGCTTCAGGCTGGCATGGGCGAGGAATAGCGCGCCCAGGGTCACGCGCAGCACCAGCGCGGCGTAAGGGGCGGTACGGGAATCGATCATGGCGGGTCTCCTTTGCGGCGCAACATGATATATTCTCAAATCGATGATAATATGCTATTTTTGAAATATACTTCACACTAGCAGAGTGAGATTGGCTTTGCTCGACCGCCTGACCAGCTTGGAGGTTTTCGCGAGGGTTGCCGCGGCCGGCAGCCTCTCCGGTGCGGCCCGGGCCATGGGCCTGTCGCAAACTATGGTGACCAAGCATGTCGCCTCGCTGGAGGCGCGGCTCGGCACAAAACTGTTCCACCGCACGACCCGACGGCTCTCCATCACCGAGGCTGGACGAAGCTATCTGGAATCCGCCGAACGCATCCTCGCCGACATGGAGGCTGCCGATGCCGCCATCGCGCGCGAACGCATCGAGCCGCGCGGGCTGCTGCGCGTCAATGTCCCCGTCGTGTTCGGCACGAGGCAGATTGCGCCTGCGATCGCGGAATTTTCGGCAGCCCATCCCGAGGTCACCATCGAGCTCGGCCTCAACGATCGCCTCGTCGACCTCGCCGAGGAAGGCTGGGACCTTGCGATCCGGATCGGCAGCCTGCGCGACTCCAGCATGGTAGCGCGGAAGCTCGCACCGAACCGCCTCGTGGTCTGTGCCGCACCTTCCTATCTTGCCAGGCACGGCACCCCGCGCAGCGTCGCCGAGCTCGCCGGACATAATTGCCTCGGCTACACGCTCTCGCAGCAAGCGAGCGCGGCGGAATGGCTGTTCGGTGCCGAGGGCGAGATCCGCGTCCAGGTCAGCGGCACCTTGCGGGCCAACAATGGCGATGCGTTGCGCGCGGCGACGCTGGCCGGCCTTGGCCTTGCGCGGCAGCCCACCTTCATCATCGCCGACGATCTTCGCTCGGGCGCGCTCGTCGCGCTCCGGCTCGACCAGCCGGAGATCCAGACGTCGGCGGTGCATGCGGTCTACCTGCCCGACCGCCGCCCACCGGCCAAGGTGCGCGCCTTCATCGACTTTCTCGCCGCGCGCTTTGCGCCTGTGACGCCATGGGACCGCGGACTGCCGTGACGGGGCACGGGCGGACGCGCGCAAGCTCGGGCAGAGCCACTGCCCGATTTTGTCGCACGCCCAACGTGAGCCAGCGCACAGACAGTGTCATGGCACAGACCTAGAAAAAGTGACATCATCGTGCGCATTGCCGTTGGAGGTGACATCATGCGCCGTCCAGTCTTTTCGAATTTGCTTCTTGCATCCGGTCTTCTCGCACTCAC from Bradyrhizobium sp. CB1015 harbors:
- a CDS encoding DoxX family protein; translation: MIDSRTAPYAALVLRVTLGALFLAHASLKLFVFTPAGTAKFFGSLGFPPELAYLIMTVEVLSGVALILGVWTRYAALAGIPILLGAIFSVHGAAGFFFTNPKGGWEFPAFWAIALAAQALLGDGAYALRPSRDVAAAGGQLSGAHSR
- a CDS encoding LysR family transcriptional regulator, whose translation is MLDRLTSLEVFARVAAAGSLSGAARAMGLSQTMVTKHVASLEARLGTKLFHRTTRRLSITEAGRSYLESAERILADMEAADAAIARERIEPRGLLRVNVPVVFGTRQIAPAIAEFSAAHPEVTIELGLNDRLVDLAEEGWDLAIRIGSLRDSSMVARKLAPNRLVVCAAPSYLARHGTPRSVAELAGHNCLGYTLSQQASAAEWLFGAEGEIRVQVSGTLRANNGDALRAATLAGLGLARQPTFIIADDLRSGALVALRLDQPEIQTSAVHAVYLPDRRPPAKVRAFIDFLAARFAPVTPWDRGLP